The following proteins come from a genomic window of Lemur catta isolate mLemCat1 chromosome 4, mLemCat1.pri, whole genome shotgun sequence:
- the PTRHD1 gene encoding putative peptidyl-tRNA hydrolase PTRHD1: MHRAVGPVFWVVWKMAASKAEPQVLVQYLVLRKDLSQAPFSWPAGALVAQACHAATAALHIHRNHPDTAAYLQELGRMRKVVLEAPDETTLKELAETLQQKNIDHMLWLEQPEDIPTCIALRPYPKEEVNQYLKKFRLFK; the protein is encoded by the exons ATGCACCGGGCAGTAGGTCCGGTCTTTTGGGTCGTCTGGAAGATGGCGGCCTCCAAGGCGGAGCCGCAGGTCCTGGTACAATACTTGGTGTTACGAAAGGATCTATCACAGGCTCCGTTCTCCTGGCCGGCGGGCGCACTGGTAGCGCAGGCTTGTCACGCAGCCACCGCGGCCTTGCACATTCACCGAAACCACCCGGACACCGCAGCTTACCTCCAAGAGCTAGGGCGCATGCGCAAAGTGGTCCTCGAG GCCCCAGATGAGACCACCCTGAAGGAGCTGGCTGAGACTCTGCAACAGAAGAACATTGACCACATGCTGTGGCTTGAGCAGCCAGAGGATATCCCTACTTGCATTGCACTGCGGCCCTACCCCAAGGAAGAAGTGAACCAGTATTTGAAGAAGTTCCGATTGTTCAAATGA